A window of the Butyricimonas virosa genome harbors these coding sequences:
- a CDS encoding type II toxin-antitoxin system RelE/ParE family toxin, with the protein MKKIIAYKRYFSDFISTLSQEECGKIKRALDLFKVEDRMPRHYIKFIRDGLYEFRVSYGNNEFRIFFIYDGKVIVVLFNAFRKKTQKTPDSEIRKAIRLKEEYYETKGNQ; encoded by the coding sequence ATGAAAAAGATAATCGCATATAAGAGGTATTTTTCGGACTTCATTTCAACCTTGTCACAAGAAGAATGCGGGAAAATAAAACGTGCGTTGGATTTGTTTAAGGTGGAGGATCGAATGCCAAGACACTATATTAAGTTCATTCGTGATGGATTGTATGAATTTCGTGTAAGTTATGGGAATAATGAATTTCGAATTTTCTTTATATATGATGGAAAAGTAATTGTTGTTTTATTTAATGCGTTTAGAAAAAAGACACAGAAAACACCGGATAGTGAAATTAGGAAAGCGATAAGATTAAAGGAGGAATATTATGAAACTAAAGGAAATCAGTAA
- a CDS encoding helix-turn-helix domain-containing protein, translated as MKLKEISKDIYDVDAWLDESLGKEGTPEREKNRERAWEEYNAQILLDARKNAGLTQQELADRIGANKGYISRIERGLTVPTVATLYKIASAMGLTIELRPI; from the coding sequence ATGAAACTAAAGGAAATCAGTAAAGACATTTACGATGTTGATGCATGGCTTGATGAAAGTCTTGGCAAGGAAGGTACTCCTGAACGAGAAAAAAACAGAGAGAGGGCATGGGAGGAATACAATGCCCAAATATTGCTTGATGCACGAAAAAATGCTGGGTTAACACAGCAGGAACTTGCAGACCGTATCGGGGCAAATAAAGGATATATCTCACGAATCGAGCGAGGGCTTACTGTTCCTACAGTTGCAACATTATACAAAATAGCTTCTGCTATGGGATTGACGATAGAACTTAGGCCTATTTAA
- a CDS encoding HmuY family protein, translating into MKKMNWFLVVIMLFGACFAACTDDDDNGGSWDGESVTVDCDPYDAWSYFSFKEGKTVKTLKVKSMEGAVTGVYYGDLSSNTLIKNTDSLLMVINEGVGDTVVISFPACEVGGMSGTETTSASFSLKAIAKKEGDVWRISSEKSVVTMEKEDETTTDYYMSINGTIGTTKDADFSLALYMNVKAMEDGGMQMNMGGTFAGESTGKTYGVDGDETSFDWDIAFHRYDIKTNDGAAIMLQTTDLESVTSASVTGESFTSDVDGEVMVDMSGMMSGFVGYQPTKVNEVLAKWVTATPTGSMPPYSYEINGKVFVVKTASGEYAKLRFTDMSDATGKNEAATFDYEFPLK; encoded by the coding sequence ATGAAAAAGATGAATTGGTTTCTTGTGGTTATCATGTTGTTCGGTGCGTGTTTTGCGGCTTGTACGGATGATGATGATAACGGTGGTTCTTGGGATGGAGAGTCCGTTACCGTAGATTGTGATCCATATGATGCTTGGTCATATTTTAGTTTCAAAGAGGGGAAAACGGTGAAAACGTTGAAAGTAAAGAGTATGGAAGGGGCTGTGACTGGTGTGTATTACGGGGATTTGAGTTCTAATACTCTTATAAAGAATACCGACTCTTTATTGATGGTGATTAATGAAGGCGTCGGTGATACCGTGGTTATTTCCTTTCCTGCTTGTGAAGTTGGTGGAATGAGTGGAACAGAAACAACAAGTGCTAGTTTCTCTTTAAAAGCCATTGCTAAAAAAGAGGGGGATGTATGGCGTATTTCAAGTGAGAAGTCTGTTGTTACGATGGAAAAGGAAGATGAAACTACAACGGATTATTATATGTCGATAAATGGAACAATCGGCACGACGAAAGATGCTGACTTTAGTCTTGCCTTGTATATGAATGTAAAGGCAATGGAAGATGGGGGTATGCAAATGAACATGGGAGGAACTTTTGCCGGAGAATCTACCGGAAAAACTTATGGTGTGGATGGTGATGAAACTTCTTTCGATTGGGATATTGCTTTCCATCGGTATGATATAAAGACGAATGACGGGGCTGCCATCATGTTGCAGACCACGGATTTGGAAAGTGTTACTTCTGCTAGTGTTACCGGAGAAAGTTTCACTTCAGATGTGGACGGGGAAGTCATGGTGGATATGTCAGGAATGATGAGTGGTTTTGTTGGGTATCAACCCACGAAGGTTAACGAAGTGTTGGCTAAATGGGTAACGGCAACTCCTACCGGATCAATGCCCCCGTATTCTTATGAGATTAATGGTAAAGTGTTTGTTGTGAAAACTGCCAGCGGTGAATATGCAAAATTGCGTTTCACGGATATGTCTGATGCTACGGGTAAGAATGAGGCCGCTACATTTGACTACGAGTTTCCTCTAAAATAA
- a CDS encoding TonB-dependent receptor, with protein sequence MRHDLLILFFILLSSALMADEHSNEAPSFKVQGIVTDEKGEGLPGASVWVKGTVVGAGTNAKGEFSFKLSSKNRCVLRVSFTGYEPQEREVTPGVDSLYHFVLEPSNNALNEVVITGTRTLKPLKDVPVLTRVISSEDIAQVNPLDLQSLLEYEMPGLQFGLAHGSGLPELKFQGSAGGYVLFMIDGERVAGEGSSNNIDYNLIDMDNVERIEIVKGPMSTLYGSQAMGGVVNIITKDANRPFTGNVSVRYGNNDESKYSLSLGTKQGRFSALTSLSYRKRDAYALKDKEGQIEYSYYKDIYGRDSVVADTSEKGMSSVNGFEIWQANQKLSYTFNENFRISLNGTYYNNDVLEYVEQKEQDRFSNYSINPRVYYAINDSHILDFSYVFENYEKRYVYTTSLPSKKVFGDLTNTVRLNYTGYIHEKHTLTAGIEVNTQKLQHYWFDNGSGKKFDAQTYVLYLQEDYKVSDSFSVLAGVRSDCHSKYGFHASPKISLMYKYGVLTLRGGYGMGFRIPSLKELHSEYDMGGQGFFMIYGNEDLEPEISHQGTFSAEVTKGIFNGSVSGYYTRFFDEIALGLTSDGKDQQYYNADDATRTGVDVMAQFRFKSGLTLKGAYAYIDVHSEVDGYNMASDRPHSLTFTANYSKTFGKVGLSVALNGRWMSSVETWYKNSAGGYVKNEYESRTFCSLNFGARFPRGFRFMAGIDNLFDFKDKNVTADQSVTPQRGIGFIGTLSVNIADLLKL encoded by the coding sequence ATGAGGCATGATTTGTTGATACTGTTTTTTATTCTTTTGTCGTCAGCATTGATGGCTGATGAGCATTCCAATGAGGCTCCTTCTTTTAAAGTGCAGGGGATTGTTACCGATGAGAAGGGCGAAGGATTGCCGGGAGCATCCGTGTGGGTAAAAGGAACGGTGGTCGGGGCCGGGACAAATGCTAAAGGGGAGTTTTCTTTTAAGTTGTCATCGAAGAATAGGTGTGTGTTACGGGTGAGTTTCACGGGATATGAACCGCAAGAGCGGGAAGTGACCCCCGGGGTTGACAGTTTGTATCATTTCGTGTTGGAACCGAGTAATAATGCGTTGAATGAGGTCGTGATCACGGGAACCCGTACGTTGAAACCGTTGAAGGATGTTCCGGTGCTTACCCGCGTGATTTCATCGGAAGATATAGCACAGGTGAATCCATTGGATTTGCAAAGTTTACTGGAATATGAAATGCCGGGCTTACAGTTCGGGTTGGCCCACGGTTCCGGATTGCCGGAATTGAAATTCCAAGGATCTGCCGGGGGATACGTGTTATTTATGATTGATGGAGAACGTGTTGCCGGAGAGGGGTCCAGTAATAATATTGATTATAATTTGATTGATATGGATAATGTGGAACGTATTGAGATTGTCAAGGGCCCAATGTCTACTCTTTACGGTTCTCAAGCGATGGGGGGAGTGGTAAATATTATTACGAAAGATGCGAATCGTCCTTTTACGGGAAACGTTTCTGTGCGTTATGGTAATAATGATGAGAGTAAATATTCTTTGTCTTTGGGGACTAAACAAGGACGTTTTTCTGCATTGACATCTCTTTCCTACCGTAAGCGAGATGCTTATGCCTTAAAAGATAAAGAAGGGCAAATCGAGTATTCGTATTATAAGGATATATATGGGAGAGATTCCGTGGTTGCGGATACTTCGGAGAAAGGAATGTCTAGTGTAAATGGATTCGAGATTTGGCAGGCGAATCAGAAGTTGAGTTACACGTTTAACGAAAATTTTCGGATCTCATTGAATGGGACATATTATAATAATGACGTGTTGGAGTACGTGGAGCAGAAAGAACAGGATCGCTTTTCTAATTACAGTATAAATCCTCGGGTTTATTACGCTATTAATGATTCTCATATACTGGATTTCTCGTATGTGTTTGAGAATTACGAAAAGCGTTACGTTTATACTACTTCATTGCCTTCTAAAAAGGTTTTTGGAGATTTAACCAATACCGTTCGGTTGAATTATACTGGATATATCCATGAAAAACATACCTTGACAGCCGGGATAGAAGTGAATACGCAGAAATTGCAACATTATTGGTTTGATAACGGTTCGGGGAAGAAATTTGATGCCCAGACGTATGTTTTGTATTTGCAGGAGGATTATAAGGTAAGTGATTCGTTTAGTGTGTTGGCTGGGGTTCGTTCGGATTGTCATTCGAAATATGGTTTTCACGCCAGCCCGAAAATTTCGTTGATGTATAAATATGGTGTTTTGACGCTGCGCGGTGGCTACGGGATGGGATTTCGTATACCATCTTTGAAAGAATTGCATAGTGAATATGATATGGGCGGACAGGGATTTTTCATGATATACGGTAACGAAGATTTGGAGCCTGAGATCAGTCACCAGGGAACGTTTTCGGCCGAGGTGACGAAAGGAATTTTTAATGGTTCCGTCTCCGGTTATTATACGAGATTCTTTGACGAGATCGCTTTGGGCTTAACTTCGGACGGGAAAGATCAGCAATATTATAATGCAGATGATGCAACGAGAACGGGGGTTGACGTGATGGCGCAGTTCCGTTTTAAAAGTGGTTTGACCCTAAAAGGTGCTTACGCTTATATTGATGTACATTCAGAAGTGGATGGGTATAATATGGCTAGTGATCGTCCGCATAGTTTGACTTTTACGGCAAATTATTCCAAAACGTTCGGAAAGGTTGGTTTGTCGGTGGCTTTGAACGGGCGGTGGATGTCTTCGGTGGAGACATGGTACAAGAATAGTGCAGGTGGTTACGTGAAAAATGAATATGAGAGCCGGACTTTCTGTTCGTTGAATTTTGGCGCTCGTTTCCCAAGAGGTTTCCGTTTCATGGCAGGTATTGATAATCTGTTTGATTTCAAGGATAAAAATGTGACAGCTGATCAATCGGTGACCCCGCAGAGGGGGATCGGATTTATTGGAACGTTGTCGGTGAATATTGCAGATTTATTAAAATTATAA